In Betta splendens chromosome 22, fBetSpl5.4, whole genome shotgun sequence, the following proteins share a genomic window:
- the LOC114848579 gene encoding uncharacterized protein LOC114848579 isoform X3, whose product MYRLLGVGRVVIYNTSCGPELNRLLHSYSQEGFVEMVPWPIDKHLKPAWGWNILEYPGDVHYFGQVTTLNECMYRSMRRSRYVLLNDIDKIIMPYQHDNLTSLMDTLQPQHPNTGVFFIENHIFPKKHFEPSQRFHLPQWSGVPGINILEHVYREEPDRTAYQPYKLIVQPRMVEETSIHEMRKNFGERFKVPPEVCRIIHVRVPLQGSLTLEQLKVDKRLWDFHERMIPNVDNVLRKVGLLSSDQQK is encoded by the exons ATGTACAG GCTGCTTGGTGTGGGCAGAGTGGTGATCTACAACACCAGCTGTGGTCCAGAGCTCAACCGCCTGCTGCACAGCTACAGCCAGGAGGGCTTTGTGGAGATGGTCCCATGGCCGATCGACAAGCACCTGAAACCGGCATGGGGCTGGAATATCTTAGAGTACCCAGGGGACGTGCACTACTTTGGCCAGGTGACCACGCTCAATGAGTGCATGTACAGGTCTATGCGTCGCTCACGCTACGTCCTGCTGAACGACATCGACAAGATCATCATGCCGTACCAACACGACAACCTGACGAGCCTGATGGACACGCTCCAACCGCAGCATCCCAAT ACAGGAGTTTTCTTTATTGAGAACCACATCTTCCCCAAGAAACACTTTGAGCCAAGTCAGCGGTTTCACCTGCCTCAGTGGAGCGGCGTGCCGGGAATTAACATCCTGGAGCACGTCTACAGGGAGGAACCAGACAGGACCGCATACCAACCTTACAAGCTGATAGTTCAGCCTAG GATGGTGGAGGAGACGTCCATTCACGAGATGCGGAAGAACTTTGGAGAACGATTCAAGGTTCCACCGGAGGTTTGTCGGATCATTCACGTCCGCGTGCCTCTGCAGGGCTCATTGacgctggagcagctgaaggtggACAAACGACTTTGGGATTTCCATGAAAGAATGATTCCCAATGTGGACAACGTGCTGAGGAAAGTGGGACTGCTGAGCTCAGACCAGCAGAAGTGA